The DNA region TTGGCTTGTTGTGATTATGCGAAATGTGAACGACCGAGTTGCGCCTAGACCGTTTCCCATGATTATGCGCAGGTTCCGCCTCTTCCGGAATCACAGCATCTCCGCTTTGCTCAAGCAATGGCTGCTCCTCCTGAGCAGGCCCGTCAAGGAGCGCACTTTCATCCTCAGTATTACTGTCGCTGCTGGATCCATCATCGACCGGGGGTTTGGTAGCGGCGATGATCTCCTGTCGAAAACTGGCGGGGTGGATGCTGATATCGTCTATACTCAAACGGCCGTGCTGCCGGGCAGCCTGAAGACGTTTCTTGTGCCCGGAACGAGAACCTTGGCGAGAATGGCTATCAGTTGAAAATCGAATGTTTCCACCCGGAGATTCAGGGATCAAAGCAGTAGGCTGCTCGTTGATGGGCGATGCCAGGTCCCGGTAGCCGGCGCGTCCCTCCTCTGCCGTGCTAACATCTGCTTCGTGTGTATGCGAGTGTCCGTCGCCATGGTCGTGGGCGTGGTCATGGTCGTGATCCCCAGGCCCATGCGAATGTCCGTGTCCACCAAGAACGACAAAGCCAACCAAGTTTGACGCCAATCCCATGCAGCCCACAACAAGGATGAGTTGAGGGTTTTCGATATCAGGTGGATCAACGAGTCGTGAAATGGCTTCGAGTACGATAGAAACGCAaagggcgatgaggaagacAGCGTTGAAGAACGCACCCAGAATTTCGGCACGAACCCACTACAGGTCAACTCAGTCAGTTACACAGATTTCCAGAGCGGGCATGATGGCGCTGGGCGAGGCGGAACTCACTCCGTATGAGAATCTGTTGGTGGTTGCCTTTGCCGCTACAGAGACGGCCCATAGACCGACGAGCAGTGAGATGATATCGTTTAACTAGCAGATGGTTAGCGACGAGGGAAATAAGCCGGATGACGAGGCAATAGGTACCATATGAAAGGCATCCGCCATCAGCGCCAGTGACCCAACCATGAAGCCGACAGTGAGCTCCAGGATGAAGAACATGACGTCGATGACGAGCATCACCTTGATGCGCGTCGACTTCGACCACCCCATCTTGAATGTCGTTCCGAAAGAATTCCTCCAAAAATTGagtcggggttggtgatgtatTTCGCGCTCGATGTGTTATGCCAACAACAGTGGGATGAAAGAGAAAATAACAAAAAGATGGGATGTGTTTTGCGATGGCGCAGGTCAGACCGAGACGTCTGGTCTTTGCGTGATCAGACTGGGCGAGAATTCGCCGCCCCTCGCTGTTGACTAAAAAGGTGTGAGATGGCTAGCGTGCCCAGCGGTCGGGTCCAGGAATAAAAAACGTTGGCCGGGGGTTGCGATTATCTTTCAGACCCCTGTCCCGCCCTGCCGGTGACCTTCCTCAAAGAGATGCTTCAGCTGAAAGTTCAGATCAGTATCCGTAGCCCCATCGCATTCGCGCGTTCAATAGTTTGGTGACACTCTTGTAGAAATACACACAAGATAGATGGCATTGATCTGATCGCAAGGAACGGCATCTTGTTGCGCTCCCTCGCTGAGGTGTGCTGGCTCGTGGCAGTGAAAGGAAGCCGGCCCTGGTGACATCAATCAGGCGCCCCGCTTGCCCTGGAATGCCCCGCTTTTTTGAATCGCCGCAGCAATCGAGAGAAAGCCGTCGGAGTTCACATTCGGCAGAGACTCGTTCCAGCAAGTTGACTGTTTGTGGGAGACAGTCCCGTGTTTGAGGATATTAGCTACCGAATCTATTTTCTTTCTGGAATCCAACCTTATTCTCAATAAACTTTGTCCTGCCAGGAACAAGCACCGTTGGCGAACTCTAAACTTATGTGTAACGTCCCTGAATCCATCCACCGGTGCACTTGGACCCTCACCAAAACCGTTGAACCAGAACAGGCCTGTTTGACTCAGCTAACCTGGCGATGCATTTACCTACGCGCCAGCGAGCTCACTTATCAGCAAGGAATGGCCAGACGTGGTGATATCAAACTACCGatacaacaccaacccaagACTTTCGGCGTGGGGGCTAGTACCCTTTTGAGCAGGTGACTACGCGAAGATCAACTACACTATCCTCAACTCAACCATACGCATGAACATTCGTGGACAACTACCTGCCTGTAACGTCAGGTCCTATGCCGTGGAAAAGTCAAAACTAGCGCTTTATAGGGCAACAAGTCATGCGAACTCTTGCGGGCCGCTGATTTAGAAGCTCTCAGGTTACACCACATTCAGGTGTCGAAGCTATCATCTTCAGTAACCAGGAACACATACATGACAAAGGACGGTGCTTCAACACTGAACATCGATTGACCTTAGATCATGTCATCGACAATGTTATACCCAAGTATTGCTCCTAGACTCGGGTGCATGGAAGGTCGACCAATGAGTTGTACTTGGAAATGGGTGATCGAACAGACTCGTCCCCACCCACACAAAGTACACCAATTACGCAGTGTTTTATATAGGGATTTGTAACATTTTTGCAAGATTTCTCATTAAGTATGCGGCTCCTACTTTCCCACAACATACCGAACACCAACGACATGGAATTCAGCCCCTACTTAAGCCTGACTTTTCAACCACATTCCCAAGAATGCGTATGCCGCGACCACCACAATATCTACGAGTTTAACAGAAAAACACTTTCAAAAGAAGAGACGTAGGATATTCGGGGTCAAAAgttgaagaaaacaaaacatacaacaccgaggattccccagtggtcacccacctgagtactagttcGGCGTTCAGCTGTTTGACGAgggcagagcggacgggatgccgtatTTTCAACTGACTATGGTCGTATGCGACAATTCTGTACCAAAATCTAGTTTATATCCTAATGGGTGAGATATTGCCCATTTGTGGGTTCCATGTAAGACACCAACATGAGCACGCCCAACCCTATACCTAGCCCAACATAACAGGAGCGACAAACAAAATAGTCGAAACCCACACAACAGGTAAAATGAGCGAGTCTTTGTCAGATCTCATATAAGATTGACTAGAGATGATTCAAGGTGAATGAATTTTGGGTCCATGGTTT from Podospora pseudoanserina strain CBS 124.78 chromosome 1, whole genome shotgun sequence includes:
- the ZRC1 gene encoding Zinc resistance conferring protein (EggNog:ENOG503NV9V; COG:P), with product MGWSKSTRIKVMLVIDVMFFILELTVGFMVGSLALMADAFHMLNDIISLLVGLWAVSVAAKATTNRFSYGWVRAEILGAFFNAVFLIALCVSIVLEAISRLVDPPDIENPQLILVVGCMGLASNLVGFVVLGGHGHSHGPGDHDHDHAHDHGDGHSHTHEADVSTAEEGRAGYRDLASPINEQPTALIPESPGGNIRFSTDSHSRQGSRSGHKKRLQAARQHGRLSIDDISIHPASFRQEIIAATKPPVDDGSSSDSNTEDESALLDGPAQEEQPLLEQSGDAVIPEEAEPAHNHGKRSRRNSVVHISHNHNKPKKPGKKHGHSHADMGMDAMVLHVLGDALGNVGVIATALIIWLTDWSGKRYADPAVSLFITLIILKSAIPLTKATSKVLLQATPENIDLQEVKEDIQCLPGVVSCHHVHIWQLSDTKIVASMHIKVAFPLSEAGGARYMEVAKMARKCLHAYGIHSATIQPEFCLDEGHDHESVVNMGLDGSTVIAAPRCGELEEEDACLLDCVDDCVGKGCCNTSAAGSRPESSHSHSHSDHDHSHDHGHEHRH